From [Clostridium] symbiosum, a single genomic window includes:
- a CDS encoding urea carboxylase-associated family protein, with product MSKEYMIPACSGIKIDVREGQTITVIDIEGGQVVDFFAEVKDNADEFLSTGVTIDCNESLKLNIGDIIYTNLYRPMIKILSDDVGEHDLLHPCCRPEMYDFFYHNGKGHPNCLDNINKALEEQRAIITPVNLFMHTRINTDGSISVERPVSKAGDKIVLEARMDIRLGIAACSVSESKCNSGTCTSVKVVIE from the coding sequence TTGAGTAAAGAATATATGATTCCGGCCTGCTCCGGGATAAAAATTGATGTCAGGGAAGGTCAAACGATAACAGTGATTGACATTGAGGGCGGCCAGGTAGTGGATTTTTTTGCAGAGGTAAAAGACAACGCAGATGAGTTTCTTTCAACCGGAGTAACGATTGACTGCAACGAATCTTTGAAACTGAACATCGGTGATATTATTTATACAAATTTATACCGGCCCATGATAAAAATACTTTCTGATGATGTTGGGGAACATGATTTGCTCCATCCATGCTGCAGACCGGAGATGTATGATTTTTTCTATCATAATGGAAAAGGACACCCTAACTGCCTGGATAATATAAATAAGGCACTTGAAGAACAACGCGCCATTATCACACCGGTCAATTTGTTCATGCACACGAGAATTAACACCGACGGCAGTATTTCCGTGGAAAGACCGGTTTCCAAAGCGGGTGACAAGATTGTGCTGGAAGCGCGGATGGATATCAGGTTAGGGATTGCCGCCTGCAGTGTTTCTGAAAGCAAGTGCAACAGCGGAACATGCACTTCTGTTAAAGTTGTCATCGAGTAA